In the Dromaius novaehollandiae isolate bDroNov1 unplaced genomic scaffold, bDroNov1.hap1 HAP1_SCAFFOLD_27, whole genome shotgun sequence genome, tcaggccttcagctgggcctctgctcctgagtggggccaggctcctgggatggaaggagctcatggcaacctggcagcactgcccagagacagctgtgtgcaggagcagctcctctgccaagagcagcagggctgcgggcactgcctgctgctgctgacatgagatgaggcAGTTGCACATCTGTGACAAGGCAGAGAggagtggaaggcagtgtggagtgggaggacagagaagAGGTCCTCGTgggagaaaccttcacagccctttgcacggtaaggctctggctgtagagcaatactactgaggttcctggaggggacTTCTGAACCCATCCCATTCCAtaccatgactgataggctttttaagaattgctctccccgTTCTTCTAGTGCATAGGTGGAGGAGATCCTTTAGAGTAGGGATTCCCTGGCACAtggtcacagggacagggcacgctgctcccttctcccaggggcagctgcgTGGGGGTGAAGCCTGCGTGTGCCCTcagctctgtgcagggctgtaattcagagaagttcagagcagtgattctgccacctgtgagggtcagcactcagcctgcccagggagctccccacaacactgcagggagaagctctgggtgagagaaGCGAtcctcccagcagggcaggtttattTTCCCACCGAGAGTGTGCTGAGTGGATCAggtctgctcacagctctagctcatgcacaggcgATGTCTGAGGAGCCTTtccaagaggaatatcaagagaagggctacttgacAGAGAAGGCGCTTTCCTTCAGGTGTCCgggctttcagttccctaattttgtcagggagaaaaaaagaaagagttttctgttttatcaaggaactgggactcctgaaccttcaatctgagagattaataggttTGTGAGAAACCTCAACAAGCCGCTTCATGCACACGTTAGCCTAGAGACAGCATcagaatcacctttgtggcctcatAGGACTTTATGTGACCTTCTCCTTaggatgtgcatgcacagagatgcccctggacagtgccctgatctgggaggtttctgtagggcagaactgagcacacagtcgctgggatggggtctgtgagcactgactgcaGTTCTGACATCAGCACtgtgagttgggcaacagaggagtctgcatggaaatgagctttccccagcccccttctaacctgtggagctccaggaaatgcagactgtggggttgggaattgagcttaCTCtaccttaaggagagcccatctccagtcctaatggtcctttgaccatttccttgTAGTGTCCTGTCAGGCTTTGAGCTGCCccctagaaaggcacagctgtctcaaagcatctctgtgatatctgagagacccatgaagaagctgcagagatgctgagagtatggacatggtggtgggaggctgtatatgagcatctgaaaagagccctgtgtgtccttggctagaaggggagtgtggagaccttcctcaggtgccctgagaaagggtgagaaggttggagacctgcacttagAAACTGCactcctctgctctctgcagtggaTAGTTTCTTTTCAGGGCAACATCATCCTTCACTCAAACAGCTccgagcacaggacagctgggaaaaaGGCTGATAGACAGACaagatgtcctcactctgcagtAGGTAAAAATGAATCTGatcttctcaggactcacagtagaaatgctgataatttatttctgcctttaaggaacactccccaggggtgacaaggacatctcaaagaaaataaacactattttaaaatccctaaaactctgttcctcaagtCTCATTAATTAGAgctgagagtgaagatgctgaaaagcctttCCACAAGGCAAGTGGATTACATTTGACTTTTTGTGAAattgtgaatgtcagagctagttaTCGCCATTCctactactgtacagcaggacagactcctctggagctcatgggcagaggtccctgctcctcacagcagcacagtaAGCCAgcgcaaagtggagctcaagaaaggcagctgcacagagatcctctaggtaaagagagaggcaatgtgggggatggtatgagaactgaaatatttgggggctttttttgctTGAGAAGTCTCTCCTAATgtctcaatgtcttttcctccctggacagtcccccatgcccggagatagcaaaatgtccaacagaagttccctcaatgagttcctcctccggGGGTtcgcggacacacgggagctgcagctcttgcacttcgcgctcttcctgggcatctacctggctgccctcctgggcaacggcctcatcatcacagccgtagcctgcgaccaccgcctccacacccccatgtacttcttcctcctcaacctctccctcctcgaccttggctgcatctccaccactgttcccaaaTCAATGGCCAATTCCCTGcagaacaccagggccatttcctactcaggatgtgctgctcaagtcttcctgtttgtcttcttgttagcaggagagtattctctcctcactgtcatggcctatgaccgctacgttgctaTCTGCAAACCcttgcactacgggaccctcatgggcagcagagcttgtatcaaaatggcagcagctgcctgggccagtggttttctctatgctgtgctgcacactggtaacacattttccataccactctgccaaggcaacacagtggaccagttcttctgtgaacttccccagatcctcaagctctcctgctcagactcctacatAAGGGAAGCTGGGGTTATTGTGCTTAATACCTGTTTAGgatttgggtgtttcattttcattgtggtgtcctacgtgcagatcttcactgctgtgctgaggatcccctctgagcagggccggcacaaagccttttccatgtgcctccctcacctggccgtggtctccctgtttatcagcactatcatgtttgcctacctgaagcccccctccctctcctccccagctctggatctggtggtggctgttctgtacgcggtggtgcctccaacagtgaaccccctcctctacagcatgaggaacaaggagctccaagatgccctgaggaaagtgatttcagggacatttttcagtagtggtaacattgccattactctccacaaatgactcccactgTATCCCTTACCAGGACTGTGTGCTGTttgttcactttagttttatgattactattattattactatcagtagtagtatttgttatcatatTGCTACACAAATActtggattcattccacctttactgagCCTGCTCTCTCTCACCTGGTGCCCATGTAAAACTGTGTCTTACACtgagtcagagctgactcccccacagtatctctgtaataaagtcggttcttcctggtgcagtgcctgaaggctgggcttcctccaaagctggtgtcaagaacaGTCCCAGGGAAATCATGCCAAAatgggctgctgctgatggggttctccatgggttgaagagcaaaaagctcataatcatgtaacgatctcttagagaccaagggctggatttaggactcacccatcagtgtccagtgacagtggaggggatgaatggtcaccaATTTGCATACCCAGAGCTGTCCCACATGTTagggcccagtgtcagatgcctgtccttctggaggggaagctggagctgccaggagagcccaggggatctgctgggacagtgtgtgcctggagtgggcagtgaggggagcctcacaaagggagagatcctccaaggtggagtcacctaaaggtaaagtgctaaacccaggtatctgtgggcaaaggaggactctgcaatcccaggagaggcagtgaagACTCAGCTGTCATGCGGAAGGGAGATTGGAGAGTGATTCAAGTCACcttctgtgaaataccagggacAGGATCTGGAAGtgcacctggacacaactagcacccttggaaatgctccatgagaacaggggaggggtgtgggaatggccagcaggATCAGAGGAGGTTTTGGGAGAGATGGAAAGAAAGTGGAACTGGgtttgaaagtgtcttggagagaaaaatggtgacatttaatccaagacaatgttcagagtgtgggtacaatAAAGTGAGCTCACAGTGCACAGCCAGAAGCCCTCGTTGTCCTGGccctccacatggcctgggaagtggctgaagaaggattaatgctccccaccctcccagctcatcaTCACATTGTCTATCCTGATGGGTGGCACCAAAAAGAAGCCTGGGACTCTTTGTCAGAGCTTGCGTTGAAAGAAGCTGGACCTTGGGagctacatcagtttgctgctgtccccacatgTACTTGTGACAGTCTCTACCACCCTGTGCACTGGtgcttaccccaaaagtcacacccaGGCAAGGCTCCATGCCTAGCTGGAGGATTGGATGTCCTGCCGTGAGCCCTGGGAggacgagccctctcccgtgtcctctgcagggctgtcagGGAACATGCAGAGGAGATCTACTGGGTCTGTAGACCATCCTCATCTTGTGGGGGGCCTCAAGCAGGGTGCCTCAGACCAAAGATCCAGCTCAGCTTGTtgctgcatgaacagagaggagaagctgtcccagtaaactcctcacacacccagccccttgtaccagccatttccagcactggccattccccactgtagtgagaacacctgtggaagacctggcaaggagtcaggggctggcagagtacgtggcagcaggcccagcatgtgaaactacacactgatcaaattcccatcagggccaggcatgaaTATTCCCTTTTGTTaacaacgtctagctgcttcccggagaGTAGCTTCTctaggttagcacagctgagataaggaaatagttctagtagatttaagaggACCTTAGGATACAACGAGTGGCGCTCCACCTGGGCGTCCAACCCATGCATCCAAACCTTGCTTCCAGCAGTCTCCTTCCAGTAACCTCTCCTcacggttcccggggctccacatgcagcttggagtgtaaatcctttattaaatctatcgtgtttaaccccttatgaacgctgagtgtctctctctgccaGTATCCAACCTTCTCTTGCCCACCTTGTGGTCACATTTGGTGTAGTTGGCAGGAGACTgctgtggagatgcctctttggagGCAAAAGGACAAGGGGTAGGTGGGGAGCCACGCTCCTGGGTGGCTGCTATGGGTCGGTTGGCACCCGGTGGGCTTGCAAGCTGGTGGGTGGGTTGCCCCACCGCATGGCCAGAGCTAGAGGGTGAGCTGGCAGCATCCCCAGAGTggctcctggaactggtttcccagctccagctggaaaaagcagggctggcagtgtgaAAGGTAGCAGGGGATCTGGGGTGGAGCCTACTGACTGCTCTCCGCACCCTGGACAAGGCAttactgatgcagcaccagggaaatgggcagttggaaagtgatctcaAAGCTGCTAAGGAGGCTCGCCAACCTACCCAGgaggttgcaactgcaaccacagatggagctgagaagctggagcacCAACAAGCCGTTTTGGCCACCTGCATTGCAGATTGCCGGTGGTGACAGGGGGGTGGGTGAGTTGTCTGTCCCCTGGCGGTGCAGGCACAGGTGCTAAAAGTgcattgggatccagaaacttgggatggcaATATCTGGGACCCCAACAAGGCACCCAGCTCagagtcagacacagagcaggagcaggaggcagctgcctggccggtggcagagcagctgctcactGCACCGAATGCAGCCAGtctgcaagggaccacaactactggtgatttaaagcatcagaactgcaggatgtgcagggcgctgcaggcagcagccccatGAAGGGTTGTTAGAGTGGCTGTTCAGGCTGTGGGATGATGAGGCAGAGGCGGTTCATTTTGCTAAAGAGGTTGGTAGGATGGGATCTCTGCCCCAGGGTCCCAGGAAAGCGCAAGGGAGATCcacgacacccactgccccaccagtAGCGTGCATGGAGGGcgagctgccagtggcacaaacagAGGCCAGGCAGTGCTGCCCCTGTTGTACCCGCTTAGTTCTGCATCAGTTGCCGACCAAAAAGCGTTAGATccacagaggacaaaagcctggggaggtgtggcaaattgaTGATCTTGGACCCTTAGCAGAGAGACAGCAGCACAGACATGTCCTGGCTGCTGCAGATAAATGTTCTGGTCCATTGTACACCCACTCCTGTGCCACAgttacccaggctcacaccattaaggcattagaagacttgattgggttatatgGTTCCCCAGTGGAAAGCCAAAGTGATccgggcactcattttacagggaatgatgTTTGGAATTGGGCTGCAGGGTGGGTAATAGCCTGGACACATCACATACCctgccatctgcaaagggcaggactgacagagcaaatgaacaggctgatcaaagagcagctgtgcaaattgtCCTCTGTTGGTACCTTCACAGGTTGGAGCAAAAATGATCGTCAGGCAGCTACCTGCCTCAGTGACCACCCACCACGTGGCTCTACCCCGTATGCTCGTTTCCAAGGAGAATCCATGGAGCAGCcacgtgtgcttagagtgcaaaggctgcacccccaagcctgcctccccatgcgagccaagcccgggagtgcagggttgggtctgcgattgccacacaaagaaataaccctggaactGGAGAGCTgtcatcttgtgagtatggggttggtggtcaccatacctcaggagcattatggtcgcTTGGTGCCCAAcagtagtttagctctccagggtgGAGGTGGACATCGTTGCAGGTGTCATTGACTTGAACTGTCCTCGAGGAGGTGAGAATTGCGATCcactacaccagatcccaacccctgcaaTGTGCACAGGGAGACCCAACAGCCCAACTGATATCTGAGCAGATAGCAGTCCCCACTATCCAGGCAGGAGAATCTTGCAGCCCGCTCAGCATCCAGGCAGTGTTGGGTATACAGGGTGCATGATCcgactaaacccaaacagttggagggggaaatcattgctgatgggccaggaggcACCCACCCGGtgctaatcaaaggggaaagtgcccCAGTCCATGTTCCCTCCAGGAGACTCTCACCCAGAGAACCGAGACCTGATGAGTATGCTGAGTGGAGCCgtgacattgctgctctccatctaaCCCTATACTCTGACGGCAGTTGGGACACTGACGAACCTGCAGTAAGCACGTCAAACCCAACATCCAGAAGATAACAAGCCTACTCCAAGGACCATGTGATGTAAAGTCCAAAGAATCAgtgtgggacaacccctggcagcgACTGTCATCATGACTGTCAGATTTAGGACAATGGGGAAATGCAttatactcctggtcttctgggcagattagttttgcatgcatgtatgttataatttactatacatatttgctataatttagttgcttgtacaccttagctgttagttaagctaatgcctgaaaggcatgtccaaaccttgcctacacactggtggcaccaacaccacgtcTCTGTCAGCCAGGGGGTGGAGagcagtgagaacacctgcaggaGATCTgctgaggagtcaggggactggcagagtatgtgatcacagccccagcgtgtgctctctgcacactgacCGAAACCCCTCAAGGCAGGACATGCATATTCCGTTTGGTCAACAATGCCTcgctgctttgcagccaggagatgctcaaggttagcacagctgagataaggaaatagttctaggagataaaagaggcccttaggatacacagagtgagtcctgcctgggtgtctgacctgtgcgtccagcagcctcccatcagcaaacCCCCCATGCAGTTCCCTGTTTATTAAATGTACTCTGTTTGACCCCTCATGAACCTCAAGTGTCCCTACACCAGTATCTgaccttccctttcctgccttgcggtcacaccatcctcacaccctcccagaagaaaacagcacatttctgtttacacttttcCCATGGGCCCTGGTTTTGTTTGCCTTGCATGCTCATTTGGTGTTTCTGAGATTATTGCCCTGGTAATTCCTATATCAGCCAGGAATTCCATTGAACTACAACCTCCTTTTACTAGTTGGTGGTGGTATCCTGCAATCCCTCATGCTGTTGTCTACTTAGAGTCACCACAAGTCAGGGGGAGCCATCTGCACCcacacattaacagctgacacaagagagcttcagtGTGGGGGACCTTTAGCAACCTGAGGGTTTGGCCAACAGAAGCCTCCTGAAGTTTtacaaggagaaggggcaagtcctgcacctggggaaggataactcccTGCATCAAGGCAGCATGGGACCTTACCAGCTGAGGAGTGACCCTGACATGATGGGCCTGGGCATCGTGAGAAATCCCACACGAGCCAGTGGGGCACACTCATTGCAAATAAGGCCAGAGGTctatgggctgcattaggaagagcttggccagcagacaaggggagccattatccccctcaactcagcactggggtggccacagctgcagcagtgtgTCCCCGTgaggggctcccaggagcttctcttggtagtgggaaacagcatgagaaggggaaacagtcACAgactgcaacttgggaggttcaggctggacattaacGTGAATAAATGTCACTCGAggagtagtgctgtgctgccaaagatcacccagagggagtctgtgatcagcccctggctctgtgtttcaaggaacagccagtgaggatggagagacaccagtaaagggagggagatcctggagtgggagcaaggtggggaagcaggtttacagtctgcaggcacacagcagcaggcatgggacagtgtaggacagcctgtggtggagacagtcaagggcacaggcaagcctgaggGCCACTTGCCCCCCAGGGGACTCCAAGAggtgtcattgtcctgcactcggcattgcacacccccacatgcagcctgcccccaggaagagacCTTGTCCATGCAcgaagggatggagtgaggaaagccagagcttggctggagctgcaaccagatgccttggacatggcaactgctgtcattaaatgactcctaaatgatcccccacccactgcccagccagtggtATGTTCCAGGATACGCtggtgtctggtgcagaagagaggccctgcaaggctggtcttttcccctctgttgggatacagagacctgcagcaggatggagctggccatggaccaccccacagctgggtgagcagccagtgctggaaagggctgatgtgaggggctgctctgggaccatggccctggggcagcgtccccagtgtgtccatgcaacacagggcacaacctgggctcttctctcctgcacccgccatgtcctgctgcctttcccagcagacctgcatttgccctgcaagcacatggctgtgtgctcccacactgccattcacacgcaggagctgcctgctggcattttcctctcctgggccctttccagaccagccc is a window encoding:
- the LOC135326341 gene encoding olfactory receptor 14A16-like is translated as MSNRSSLNEFLLRGFADTRELQLLHFALFLGIYLAALLGNGLIITAVACDHRLHTPMYFFLLNLSLLDLGCISTTVPKSMANSLQNTRAISYSGCAAQVFLFVFLLAGEYSLLTVMAYDRYVAICKPLHYGTLMGSRACIKMAAAAWASGFLYAVLHTGNTFSIPLCQGNTVDQFFCELPQILKLSCSDSYIREAGVIVLNTCLGFGCFIFIVVSYVQIFTAVLRIPSEQGRHKAFSMCLPHLAVVSLFISTIMFAYLKPPSLSSPALDLVVAVLYAVVPPTVNPLLYSMRNKELQDALRKVISGTFFSSGNIAITLHK